The following are from one region of the Sorghum bicolor cultivar BTx623 chromosome 2, Sorghum_bicolor_NCBIv3, whole genome shotgun sequence genome:
- the LOC8084094 gene encoding 60S ribosomal protein L38, which produces MPKQIHEIKDFLLTARRKDARSVRIKRAKDAVKFKVRCSKYLYTLCVHDADKANKLKQSLPPGLTVQEI; this is translated from the exons ATG CCGAAGCAGATCCACGAGATCAAGGACTTCCTGCTGACGGCGCGGCGGAAGGACGCGCGGTCGGTGCGGATCAAGCGTGCCAAGGACGCCGTCAAGTTCAAGGTGCGCTGCTCCAAGTACCTCTACACCCTCTGCGTCCACGACGCCGACAAGGCCAACAAGCTCAAGCAGTCGCTCCCGCCAG
- the LOC8084095 gene encoding uncharacterized protein LOC8084095 codes for MPLQSGTSSCSDDSDDSNAIDPIGIYTMEEYIAEQSVLHNLLERIGVKIQAKIEAQQAGTSRRRSGFNRKFIERDHGEGHQRLVADFFSEDAVYNEKLFRTRYRMRRPLFLRIVRALGDWSPYFTKRTDICYRQGLSPLQKCTAAIRMLSRGCPSDAVDEYVQIGKSTAMECLERFAEGVIDKFGGEYLRGPTSVDIQRLLQIGEGCGFPGMLGSIGCMHWDWENCPPKWMRRLNHSDHGFATFVLEAVASQDLWIWYASLNVVGSISDISVLDQSPAYNEILKGQAPQMQFSINKSQYNMGYYLANEIYPECNVFVKTIPFPRTEKERLFAQHQEEARKDVQCAFGVMQSRFPIVRGPIRYFPRATLAKIFQACVILHNMAVEDEKDMASACFDSGEVMGTSAVLPSNIKTGPANCLANIQQRNATLCSLPTHDQLRRDLIEHIWQQFGPFGDK; via the coding sequence ATGCCCCTTCAATCAGGCACATCTTCCTGCTCAGATGATTCCGATGATAGCAATGCcattgacccaattggcatatATACTATGGAAGAATACATTGCTGAGCAAAGTGTCCTGCACAATTTACTTGAGCGGATCGGTGTGAAGATTCAGGCCAAAATCGAAGCACAACAAGCTGGTACATCTCGCCGCCGGAGTGGTTTTAACAGGAAATTCATAGAGAGAGATCATGGAGAGGGTCATCAACGGCTTGTCGCTGATTTCTTTTCTGAAGATGCAGTCTATAATGAAAAATTATTCAGAACAAGGTACCGAATGAGAAGGCCTCTCTTTCTACGTATCGTCCGTGCCCTAGGCGATTGGTCTCCCTATTTCACTAAAAGGACAGATATTTGTTATCGCCAAGGGCTCTCACCTCTGCAGAAGTGCACAGCGGCTATTCGTATGTTATCTCGTGGCTGCCCATCAGATGCTGTTGACGAATATGTACAGATTGGTAAGAGCACAGCAATGGAGTGTTTGGAGCGGTTTGCAGAAGGGGTGATTGACAAGTTTGGCGGAGAATATTTGCGTGGGCCTACTAGTGTTGATATTCAGCGACTACTACAAATTGGTGAAGGCTGTGGCTTCCCTGGCATGTTGGGAAGCATTGGTTGCATGCATTGGGATTGGGAAAATTGCCCTCCTAAATGGATGCGTCGACTTAATCATAGTGATCATGGTTTCGCCACATTTGTTCTTGAAGCTGTTGCTTCACAAGATCTCTGGATATGGTACGCTTCTTTGAATGTTGTTGGGTCCATCAGTGACATCAGTGTTCTTGATCAGTCACCGGCGTATAATGAAATCTTGAAAGGGCAAGCTCCCCAGATGCAATTCTCCATCAATAAGAGTCAATACAATATGGGTTACTACCTTGCAAATGAAATCTACCCAGAATGTAATGTATTTGTTAAGACAATACCCTTCCCTCGGACAGAAAAGGAAAGGTTGTTTGCACAGCATCAAGAAGAGGCAAGGAAGGATGTCCAATGTGCATTTGGAGTCATGCAATCTCGTTTTCCCATTGTTCGTGGTCCAATACGCTATTTCCCACGGGCAACTCTTGCAAAAATCTTTCAAGCTTGTGTCATACTCCATAACATGGCAGTTGAGGATGAGAAAGATATGGCAAGTGCTTGCTTTGACTCAGGTGAAGTTATGGGAACATCAGCTGTTCTACCGTCAAACATCAAAACTGGGCCTGCCAATTGCTTAGCCAATATACAACAGAGGAATGCTACTCTTTGTAGTCTACCAACACATGACCAACTAAGAAGGGACTTAATCGAGCACATCTGGCAGCAGTTTGGCCCATTTGGTGACAAGTAA